TACGGATGCGTTCCAGGAAGTGGACACCTACGGTCTGACCGTGCCAGTGACCAAGCACAATTTTCTGGTGCGCTCCACCGAGGAACTGTTGCGCGTGATTCCGGCGGCATTCCGCATTGCGTCCAGCGGCCGCCCGGGGCCGGTTCTGGTTGATGTGCCCAAGGACGTGCAGGCTCGGGAAATCGAGTTTCCGGAATGGCCCGCCCCCGGATGTCCGGATGAGCCGCCTGCGCTGAACGAGCATGATCTGGACCGGGTTGCGGACATGATCGCCCGCGCCAAACGGCCGGTGCTGTATCTGGGGGGCGGCGTGATTCAGTCCGGAGCAGCCGGGGATGCCCTTGCTCTGGTGGAAAAAGGTGCCATCCCGGCGGCCATGACCCTCATGGGGCTTGGTGCCATCCCTTCGGATCATCCGCTTTCCCTCGGCATGCTCGGCATGCATGCCGCCCGTTTCACCAATCTGGTTCTGGAGGAGTGCGACCTGCTCATGGCTGTGGGTGTGCGGTTCGATGACCGGGCCACGGGCAAGGTCTCCCGCTTCTGTCCCAAGGCCGAAATCGTGCATATCGACATTGACCCGAGCGAGCTGGGCAAGATCAAGTCGCCGCACGCGGCAATCGTGGGGGATGTCGGGCAGACCCTGCGTGCGCTCCGTCCCAGAGTTGCCAGACGCAATCGGTCCGAATGGCTCGGAGAAATCGACGAGCTTCGTCGCCGGTACCCCATGAATCTGTCGGAACAGGCCGATCCTCGATCTCCGTACGGTCTGATCGTTCAGGCCGCCATGTACGCGGGACGCGAGGCCGTGGTCGCCACGGACGTGGGCCAGCACCAGATGCGCACGGCTCAGGCATACCCGTTTGCCTGTCCTCGGCACTGGCTCACTTCCGGCGGCCTCGGCACCATGGGCTTTGGCGTGCCTGCTGCCCTTGGCGCGGCGCTTGCCGCTCCGGAACTTCCGGTTCTCTGTTTCACCGGGGATGGCAGCATCATGATGAACATTCAGGAGCTGGCCACTGCCGTGGAACAGAACGTGAATCTCAAGATCATTCTCATGAACAACAATGCCTTGGGGCTGGTTCGTCAGCAGCAGGATCTGTTTTACGACAAGCGGTACTTTGCCTCGGACTACTCGTTGCAGGTTGATTTCGTGAAGATCGCCGAGGGCTTCGGCATGCGTGCCTATGATCTCGGCAATTGCGACGATCCTGCGGCTTTGCTTGGAGAGGCCATTGCCGCGCCCGGTCCGTGCCTGATTCATGCCCCCGTGGACATGGACGACGCCGTGTATCCCATGGTTCCTCCGGGAGCCGCGAACAAGGAAATGATAGGAGGGGAAGCTCATGTCGAATAGCAACCAGACCGTTCTCGAACTTTGCGTCAACAACCATCCCGGCGTGATGTCGCATGTCTGCGGCCTGTTCGCGCGTCGAGCCTACAATGTGGAAGGCATCGCATGCATGCCCGTGGACGGCGGTGACCAGAGCCGCATCTGGCTGCTTGTGAATTCCGAGGGGCGCTTGCAGCAGATGGTGCGGCAGGTGGAGAAGCTGGAGGATGTGCATCACGTGCGACGCCATGACGGGTCGCATTCGATCTTCGAGAATCTGGGCAAGTATTTCTAGGTTCCTGTTGTCGGATGGCATTCGGCCGAAAGTTTGGGCATTCGCGCAGCGTGTCCGGGGCAGGTCATGTGCATGGCCTGCCCTTTGCCGTGAATTAGGCTTTTGGAAAAAACATGTTTCTTGCTATGGTCCGGCTCAAGATATCACGGCATTGTTTCGTCAATTCAGACAGATACTTTTGGGGGAAAGCGTGCGAAAAACGTATAGAAACATGGGGACGTTCGATTACTGGTCCAAAAGATGGACGGATATTCCGGCAGACCAAGCCATGACAAATGAAACGGTGTATCCGTTGAAGCATGCGTGTTTTGCGGTCAATTCCATGCCGGGCCGGATACTGGAGGCTGGATGTGGCGCCGGGCGTGTGCTGAGATATTTTCATGAGCAGGGTTGCGATATCACGGGCATTGATTATGTCGCAAAGGCTGTTGAAAAACTGAAGAGATTGGATGCTTCCCTTGTTGTCGAAGTTGCTGACATTACAAAACTGAATTTTGCAGACAACAGTTTCAATGTGGTACTTGCTTTTGGATTGTATCATAACTTTCATGGAAGAGATTTGCTGGATTCGTTAAGGGAAACTCATCGCGTAATGAATGATGGTGGTGTTTTGTGCGCTTCATTCAGAGCCGATAATATATGCAATCATATCAATGATTGGCTTTATGACAAAAGACATGAGAGCAATGGTGAACGTCATTTTCACAAATTGAATTTGACGGAAGACGAGTTTCGTCTTGCGCTTGAAATGGCAGGATTCACTGTTGAAAAGATGGAATATGTCGAAAACATGTCTCTTCTGTACAAGTTTTCGATATGGAGAGCTTCGGAAGATGGAAAAATGCATGAAAGCACTGATCGGTCAAAAGGGTATGAGTTGAATGCTGTTGGGAAATTCATTCAGAAAACCTTGATGCGTCTTTTCCCGAAGTCGTTTTGCAATATTTGGGTTGCAACAGCTCGGTGTCAAAAATGATCGTGAGATATTGGTGACTCTTTGGGAAAAGAGAATTTCTGTTTGAAATCTAAAGATTTTTGTCGATTGGTCGATAAGCAGACTGAAGAGGACTCTTGCGACCAGGAGAAAATATGGCTCTTTCCGATGTGGAACGCCAATTCATTTACAATTATTCCATGCAATTGTTGCAGCAGGATATTCTGACGAACTCGCTGTTTGCGGGGTCTTCCGTTGGTCGCGATCTGCGGAGCATGGTTCTTGCCAAGCAGCCGGTTCAGCCATTGACCAATCCGTTCGAAGCAGCCATTACCGGCACGCTTCGCGGGGATGCAGCGCAGGTACGCCAGAGTTCGCGCAATGTGCAGGAAGCCGCGAGCATGGTCGGGACGGCCCGGACCGGTGTGGCGCAGATTGCGGATGCCCTGTCGGACATGGAGGATCTCATAGACAAGATCAACAGCGGGGAACTGGATCAGACCAGTGCCGTTGTTCAGTCCGATTACGATGCACTTCGGGACAAGATCGAGGGATTGGTTTCCAGTACCGATTACAACGGCATTGCCATGCTGGACAGTTCCCAGTGGGGGACCAATCAGATTGATTCGAACGGCAATGTCTACATCCAGTCAACCAGAGACGGCGGATTCGACGTCACGTTTCACGCCATGGATGACATTGACTGGAGTCAGCTCATTGGCAGTCAGCTGGACGACAGCGGCGGAGGGGACAGAGCCGCGCAATTGGCTCTCGTGCAGAATTATCAGGGACAGGTCGACGCCATTCTGGATGTATACGAAAAGAAGGAGGATTCCCTGAACAGCCAGGTGCTGCATCTGGAGTCCCAGGCGCAGGTCATTGATCAGGCGGTTGCCGCGCGGAGTCCGGAAACCACGAATTCCGTGGAACAGCTGCTGCTGAATCTGCTGCTCAAGGAAACCGGGACCGTGGTGGATGAGAGTTCCTGAGCAGGTGCATGTTTCATGAAACGAAAAACGGGCCGATCTGGTGATCGGCCCGTTTTCATTTGCGTCCTGGTCGGGATGAAAGGATTTGAACCTTCGACCCCTTGAACCCCATTCAAGTGCGCTCCCAGGCTGCGCTACATCCCGACGCGGAAAAAGGATTTATACCTGCTGGATTTGAAAGGCAAGAGATAATGTTTGTTTTTTTGAAAAAAAATGATTTTCCATCGGGCAGCGGTGGGGCGATCGTGCCGGGAAGTGCGTCGCAGGCAAAAGGAAAACGCCCGATTCATCGTGAAATGAACCGGGCGTTGTCTTCGTGGAGCCTTCAAGCAGAATTGAACTGCTGACCTCATCCTTACCAAGGATGCGCTCTACCTACTGAGCTATGAAGGCTTTTGAAAAGGGATCGACTGAGTCGATCCCTTTTGATGTCGCGTCTGGTCGGGATGAGAGGATTTGAACCTCCGACCCCTTGAACCCCATTCAAGTGCGCTCCCAGGCTGCGCTACATCCCGACGCGGAGACAGGTATCTATCCGCGAGCCGCCGGGATGTCAAATGTTTTTTTGAAGAAAAAGTTTTTCAAGTTGAATAAGCTTGTTGAATTCTACAAGGTTGGGAATAATCGAAAAGCGTCAGCCCCGGTTGGGGAAGGGAGAACAGCGTTGAAGATTGAACACGCGTTCAGTTATAAATCGAAAGCCCGATTATAATAGCCTGCCAGAACTAAAGGCGGTGAAAGCGTATATAGGAAAAAGTTTATTCAATTCGATTGAGTAGTGACAACGGGGGGTTGCCATTATGTTGAAAAACTTGAAGCTGGGCGTGAAGCTCGGACTTGGTTTCGGCGTGGTTCTCATGCTCACGGCCTTTGTCGCCATGATCGGTTTCAACGGCATGGTCAACGTGCAGGACAGGGTGGACAAGGCGGATGACGTCAACCGACTGGTCAGATACATCCTTGAAGCCAGAGTTCAGGAAAAGAACTACATGCTGCGCAAGGACGAGGCCTCGGTGCTGGCCCATGCCGCAGCCTTGCAGAAGATCTATGATCAGGCCAACGACACTACCGGAAAATTCTCCGACAAATTGAACAAGGATCAGATGGCCACGGTGAACGATTCCGTGCTTCGCTATCAGAAGGCGTTCGAAAAATACGTGACGCTGGAAGAAAGCAAGAACGGCGCCATGGCGAACATGCGGCAGCAGGCCCGCACGACGCTGGAAACGATTGAGGCGTTGCGCGCGGACCAGAAGCAGCAGCTCAAGGAGTTGCAGGAGTCCGGTACTGCAAGTCTGGCACAGATCAACGACAAGTTGCACAAGGCTGACGATGCCAACAGATTGATCAAGTGGTTTGTTGATTCCCGCAAGAACGAGAAGGAAGTGATCATTTCCGGCGAGGAGAAATACCTGAAGGCCAATGCCGAGGGAATCACCCAGGTCAAGAATCTGCTGGCGGACATGCGGACCCGTTTCAGGAACGAGAGAAATATTGCTCAGGTGGACAAGGCTTTGGCTGCCGTTAACGGCTATGAAAAGGAATTCGGCAATTTCTACGGCTTCATGCAGGCTCAGGCCCAGGATACACAGATCATGCTGGCGGCTGCCCGGCAGGCGGACAAGGTGTGTCGCGAAGCGCGTGCGGACCAGAAGGGCAAGATGGTCAGCGAAATGACCACTGCCAATGTGGTCAGCGGTTCCGGTGCCGGTGTTGCTCTCATGATCGGTTCGCTTGCCGCCATTCTGCTGACATTGGCCATCACGCGGCCCGTGCGGCAGGGCGTCACGTTTGCCGAGAGCATGTCCACTGGTGATTTTACCAATGATTTGCAGATCACGCAGCGAGATGAGATCGGTGTGCTGGCAACGGCTCTGAACAGCATGGTGGGGCGGTTGCGTGATGTGGTGGCCGACGTGCGCAACGCCACGGATTATGTTGCCTCTGGCAGCGAACAGTTGGCCGCATCCGCACAGACCCTGTCTCAGGGGGCCACGGAGCAGGCCGCGTCCATCGAGGAAGTGTCCGCTTCCATGGAGCAGATGGCTTCCAACATCAAGCAGAACGCGGAAAATGCCCAGACCACCGAGGAAATAGCCAGTCAGGCCGCATCCGATGCCCGCGAGGGTGGGTCGGCTGTCGGACAGACCGTTGAAGCCATGAAGAATATCGCGGAAAAGATTTCCATCATCGAGGAAATCGCGCGTCAGACCAATCTGCTTGCCCTGAACGCGGCAATCGAGGCTGCCCGGGCCGGTGAACACGGCAAGGGGTTTGCCGTTGTGGCGGCCGAGGTTCGCAAGCTGGCCGAACGTTCCGGCGAAGCTGCCGCGGAGATCAGTGAAATGTCGGTTTCCAGTGTCGGCGTGGCGGAAAAGGCCGGACAACTGCTTGAAAAGCTGGTTCCGGACATTCAGCGCACTGCGGAGCTGGTTCAGGAGATCACGTCTTCCAGCATGGAACAGAATTCCGGCGTTGACCAGATCAACAAGGCCATTGCCCAACTCGACACGGTGATCCAGCAGAATGCCTCGGCGTCCGAGGAAATGGCATCCACAAGCGAGGAACTGGCCGGACAGAGCCAGCAGCTTCAGGATACCATGTCCTTCTTCAAGGTGGATGGAACCGGCAGGCTTCCCTCCGAAAGCATCAGCCGTTTTACCGTAAAAAGTGCCGATCCAAGGGAATTGCCTGCGGGCGAAGGGAATGGTAATGGGAACGGCAAGTCGCGGCAGGCCTCTTCCAAAACGGCGGTAGGTAACGGTGTGGACCTGGACATGCGCGCCAGCGACGATCCTGATTTTGAAAGATTCTAATTGTTCTCACATGATTCGACATGCTAAAACTGAACCTGCCAGGAGTTGAGACCTGAAACAAGGGGCACGCCATGAATGATGAAGCATTGAAGGATATCAACCAGTTTTTGACGTTTACGCTGGGCAAGGAGATTTTCGCCCTCGACATCGGTACGGTGCGCGAGGTGCTGGAACTCACGTCCATCACGAAAATTCCGCGTACACCGGAATTCATGCGCGGCGTGATCAATTTGCGCGGCCATGCAGTGCCGGTTGTGGACATGCGTCGCAAGCTGGGCATGTCTCAGGGTGAAGATACCGTGGATACGTGCATCATCATCGTGGAGATCGAGTTTGACGGCGAGTTCACCGTGATGGGTGCGCTGGTCGACTCCGTGCGCGAGGTCTTCGAGATGGCGCCCGACGCCATTGAAGCGGCTCCCAAGATGGGCGCGGCCGTGAATGCCGAGTACATCAAGGGAATGGGACGCCAGAACGATCAGTTCATCATCATTCTTGATATCAGCAAGATCTTTTCCGCGGAAGAGCTCTCTGCGGTCAAGGAGATGGCTGGCGCTCAGGCTGCTGGCCCGGATGTCGCTCCCGAGGAAGTTGTTGCGGCTCCCGCTCCTGCCTAGGCACTTCTTCATATCGACGAAAAAACAGCGCCCCGGCCAGATGGTCGGGGCGTTTTTCTTTTTGCTGTCGATGCATGGTGAAATCAGGCGTCTTCCCAATTCATCATTCTGTCCCACTGCACCTTGCCTTCGTTCTTTCTCTGCTTGCGCAGCAGAACATA
Above is a window of Pseudodesulfovibrio tunisiensis DNA encoding:
- a CDS encoding chemotaxis protein CheW, producing MNDEALKDINQFLTFTLGKEIFALDIGTVREVLELTSITKIPRTPEFMRGVINLRGHAVPVVDMRRKLGMSQGEDTVDTCIIIVEIEFDGEFTVMGALVDSVREVFEMAPDAIEAAPKMGAAVNAEYIKGMGRQNDQFIIILDISKIFSAEELSAVKEMAGAQAAGPDVAPEEVVAAPAPA
- a CDS encoding flagellin produces the protein MALSDVERQFIYNYSMQLLQQDILTNSLFAGSSVGRDLRSMVLAKQPVQPLTNPFEAAITGTLRGDAAQVRQSSRNVQEAASMVGTARTGVAQIADALSDMEDLIDKINSGELDQTSAVVQSDYDALRDKIEGLVSSTDYNGIAMLDSSQWGTNQIDSNGNVYIQSTRDGGFDVTFHAMDDIDWSQLIGSQLDDSGGGDRAAQLALVQNYQGQVDAILDVYEKKEDSLNSQVLHLESQAQVIDQAVAARSPETTNSVEQLLLNLLLKETGTVVDESS
- the ilvN gene encoding acetolactate synthase small subunit, whose amino-acid sequence is MSNSNQTVLELCVNNHPGVMSHVCGLFARRAYNVEGIACMPVDGGDQSRIWLLVNSEGRLQQMVRQVEKLEDVHHVRRHDGSHSIFENLGKYF
- a CDS encoding HAMP domain-containing methyl-accepting chemotaxis protein; amino-acid sequence: MLKNLKLGVKLGLGFGVVLMLTAFVAMIGFNGMVNVQDRVDKADDVNRLVRYILEARVQEKNYMLRKDEASVLAHAAALQKIYDQANDTTGKFSDKLNKDQMATVNDSVLRYQKAFEKYVTLEESKNGAMANMRQQARTTLETIEALRADQKQQLKELQESGTASLAQINDKLHKADDANRLIKWFVDSRKNEKEVIISGEEKYLKANAEGITQVKNLLADMRTRFRNERNIAQVDKALAAVNGYEKEFGNFYGFMQAQAQDTQIMLAAARQADKVCREARADQKGKMVSEMTTANVVSGSGAGVALMIGSLAAILLTLAITRPVRQGVTFAESMSTGDFTNDLQITQRDEIGVLATALNSMVGRLRDVVADVRNATDYVASGSEQLAASAQTLSQGATEQAASIEEVSASMEQMASNIKQNAENAQTTEEIASQAASDAREGGSAVGQTVEAMKNIAEKISIIEEIARQTNLLALNAAIEAARAGEHGKGFAVVAAEVRKLAERSGEAAAEISEMSVSSVGVAEKAGQLLEKLVPDIQRTAELVQEITSSSMEQNSGVDQINKAIAQLDTVIQQNASASEEMASTSEELAGQSQQLQDTMSFFKVDGTGRLPSESISRFTVKSADPRELPAGEGNGNGNGKSRQASSKTAVGNGVDLDMRASDDPDFERF
- a CDS encoding class I SAM-dependent methyltransferase produces the protein MGTFDYWSKRWTDIPADQAMTNETVYPLKHACFAVNSMPGRILEAGCGAGRVLRYFHEQGCDITGIDYVAKAVEKLKRLDASLVVEVADITKLNFADNSFNVVLAFGLYHNFHGRDLLDSLRETHRVMNDGGVLCASFRADNICNHINDWLYDKRHESNGERHFHKLNLTEDEFRLALEMAGFTVEKMEYVENMSLLYKFSIWRASEDGKMHESTDRSKGYELNAVGKFIQKTLMRLFPKSFCNIWVATARCQK
- the ilvB gene encoding acetolactate synthase large subunit translates to MKMTGAEIIIRLLERQGVDTIAGIPGGANLPMYDALSRSESIRHVLTRHEQGAGFIAQGVARLTGKPGVFFATSGPGATNTITALADAKLDSVPLVCITGQVPLGLIGTDAFQEVDTYGLTVPVTKHNFLVRSTEELLRVIPAAFRIASSGRPGPVLVDVPKDVQAREIEFPEWPAPGCPDEPPALNEHDLDRVADMIARAKRPVLYLGGGVIQSGAAGDALALVEKGAIPAAMTLMGLGAIPSDHPLSLGMLGMHAARFTNLVLEECDLLMAVGVRFDDRATGKVSRFCPKAEIVHIDIDPSELGKIKSPHAAIVGDVGQTLRALRPRVARRNRSEWLGEIDELRRRYPMNLSEQADPRSPYGLIVQAAMYAGREAVVATDVGQHQMRTAQAYPFACPRHWLTSGGLGTMGFGVPAALGAALAAPELPVLCFTGDGSIMMNIQELATAVEQNVNLKIILMNNNALGLVRQQQDLFYDKRYFASDYSLQVDFVKIAEGFGMRAYDLGNCDDPAALLGEAIAAPGPCLIHAPVDMDDAVYPMVPPGAANKEMIGGEAHVE